In Edaphobacter aggregans, the sequence TGTCCAGGGGAGTTGTGCCGGTATCTGGTGTCCACTTGAGAGTGACGTTATATCTTCCGTCAATTCCGGTCTTATCGATGACGACGCGGCCCAGCTCCTGCGACAACTCCTGTGTCAATGCCTGGGCCATTTCCTGCAGGGTAACGCCTTGTGCTGTGAACTGGCCGGTGCTTGCGGATGTATTGGAACCTCCATCAGAGTCCTTCGATTTTTGAAGACTGGGACCTTTCTTTGCTACGACCAGGGCGTAGACCGGAAGGTCTCTTGTCTCCCAATGAATCGTTAGTTTGAAGCGGTCTGCCAAGAGCTGTTGAAACATCCCTTGCATCTGAAGTTTGCGCTGGACACGGCTAAGCGTTCGCAATTGATCGGCGGTCGAGCTATCTATCTTTGCCTCGATGTCGAATCTTTCGGCATTGAGCCACTTCGGGCCGCCCAGAATACGAGGCTCTGGGACTCCGTAGGCCGAATACTGGATGAGATTTTTCAACAAGATGTTAGAGGCAGTGAAACGTCCATTTTCAAATTTGGAATGGGAGCTTGAGCTGCCGGACTTGTTCGGTTTTACGATAGTCACTTCGAAGGCCAGAGGTGTGGCAACTACAGGAGCGGCCGCAAGTGCTAGCGCGGTCGCGGCGGATGCTGAAGTCTGGGCGAACGATACGATGGGGAGAGATGCAGTTATGGCCAACAACAGCTTTATGATGGAAGGCGTTTTTCGGTTCATACGCTCGATCAACTTGGAGGCACCCATAACTTCTTTTATACGTGTTCTTCACGGGGTAGGGAGACGGATTGTGCGGTGAGGTGGGTGGTGTCTAGGAGGGCTAAGAGGATGCGGCGGAGGGCGGTTTCGCGGCCGGTGGGGTCGTACCATTCCTGGAGGGTGTGGATGCCTCCGCCGGTGCCTCCGGTGCCTATGGCTATGGCTGGAATGCCTCGGGAGAGGGGGATGTTGGCGTCGGTGGAGCCTAGACGGAGTTCGGTGCGGAGGGCCAGGTGGCGGTCTACGGCGCGGACGGTTTGGAGGATGGGGGAGTCGTCGGGGAGGGCGGCGGCGGGGCGATTTCCTATGATTTCGATGAGGAGTTTTGGTGGACAGTTGGTGGTCTTTCGGTGGGCAAGGCTGGTTAGCAGATCGTCGAAGATTTGGTGGATCGTCGTGGCGGTGGAGAGGAGTTGGACGGGGTCGGTGGAGCGGAGGTCGAGGAGGGCGGTGGCGGTCTCGGGGATGGAGTTGATGGAGGTGCCACCGGAGATGTGGCCGACGTTGATGGTGGTGGCGGGGTTGGTGGGGAGTTCGAGGTCGGCGATGGTGGTGAGGGCTCGGCTGAGGATGAGGATGGGGTTAGGTGTGCCGGAGTCGGTCCAGGAGTGGCCACCGGGGCCGGTGATGGTGACGCGGAAGCGGAGGCTGCCGAGGGCTCGGGTGACGACGGCGGTGGTCCCGCTGCCTTCGAGGGCGATGGCGGCAGCGATGCGGCGGCTATAGGTGCCGCGTTCGAAGAGGTGGCGCATGCCTCGGAGGTCACCTTCGCCTTCTTCGCCTACATTGGCGGCGAAGAGGATGGGGATAGGCGGGGTAATGTGCGCGTAGCGGAGTGCGGCGGCGATTCCCAGGAGGGCGGAGAGGCCGGCGCCGTTGTCGCAGATGCCGGGAGCGTAGATGCGTGCGGCGTCTTCGAGTTCTACGGGGTTGCAGTCGGTTCCGGCAGGGAAGACGGTGTCGAGATGTGCCGAGATGAGGACACAGGGGGGAGGGGATAGCGGGTAGGGTGTAGAGGACGGATCGGGGGATAGTTCGGCTAGGACGTTTCCTGCGTCGTCGATGTGGATGTTGGTGAGGCCGAGGGCGTGGAAGCGGTCGAAGAACCAGGCGGCGCGAGCGGTTTCGCCGAAGGGGGGGGCGGGGATTCGCACGAGCTCTAGCTGCCAGCGGCGAAGTTGCGGCTGATGAAGATGCAGCCAATGGAAGGCGCGGTGGACTGCGGTGAGGGTCGCTAATCGCGCGATGCGCCGTTGGGCCGAGGCTACGGTGGTGGGCATCAGTACTCGACCTCTACGAGGAAGAGGCCGCGGGCTGGCGCGGTGGGACCGGCGGCGGCGCGGTTCTGAGCGAGGAGGATCACCGGAATGGAGTTGGCGGAGATGCGGCCTCGGCCTGCTTCAACGAA encodes:
- a CDS encoding TIGR03435 family protein, which produces MGASKLIERMNRKTPSIIKLLLAITASLPIVSFAQTSASAATALALAAAPVVATPLAFEVTIVKPNKSGSSSSHSKFENGRFTASNILLKNLIQYSAYGVPEPRILGGPKWLNAERFDIEAKIDSSTADQLRTLSRVQRKLQMQGMFQQLLADRFKLTIHWETRDLPVYALVVAKKGPSLQKSKDSDGGSNTSASTGQFTAQGVTLQEMAQALTQELSQELGRVVIDKTGIDGRYNVTLKWTPDTGTTPLDNGREVTAASSDSGSSIFTAIQEQLGLKLESTKGPVQVLVIDHVEMPSEN
- a CDS encoding M20/M25/M40 family metallo-hydrolase codes for the protein MPTTVASAQRRIARLATLTAVHRAFHWLHLHQPQLRRWQLELVRIPAPPFGETARAAWFFDRFHALGLTNIHIDDAGNVLAELSPDPSSTPYPLSPPPCVLISAHLDTVFPAGTDCNPVELEDAARIYAPGICDNGAGLSALLGIAAALRYAHITPPIPILFAANVGEEGEGDLRGMRHLFERGTYSRRIAAAIALEGSGTTAVVTRALGSLRFRVTITGPGGHSWTDSGTPNPILILSRALTTIADLELPTNPATTINVGHISGGTSINSIPETATALLDLRSTDPVQLLSTATTIHQIFDDLLTSLAHRKTTNCPPKLLIEIIGNRPAAALPDDSPILQTVRAVDRHLALRTELRLGSTDANIPLSRGIPAIAIGTGGTGGGIHTLQEWYDPTGRETALRRILLALLDTTHLTAQSVSLPREEHV